A single window of Halobacterium jilantaiense DNA harbors:
- a CDS encoding glutathione S-transferase family protein, with amino-acid sequence MGRMVDGEWHTDEEMIDHGEDGEFEREETSFRDWVGEDVPAESGRYHLYVSYACPWAHRTLLVRALKGLEDAVSVSVVDPVRYDQGWEFDAEKPGSTPDHLFGHDYLRDVYTEADSEYSGRVTVPVLFDTETDTIVNNESEEIMRMFDGAFDDLAARDVDLYPEGYRDEIDHRIEDIYDPINNGVYRAGFADTQRAYENAVDDLFSALARYDDLLADQRYLAGDRLTLADVAMFTTLYRFDEVYHTHFKCNRRQIAEYDSLWPYLRELCQLPGVADTLDMDHVKNHYYRSHGQLNPKRLVATGPNPDFSAPHDRDELPGGPPEALLD; translated from the coding sequence ATGGGCAGAATGGTCGACGGCGAGTGGCACACGGACGAGGAGATGATAGACCACGGCGAGGACGGCGAGTTCGAGCGCGAGGAGACGAGCTTCCGTGACTGGGTCGGCGAGGACGTGCCGGCCGAGTCCGGACGCTACCACCTCTACGTTTCGTACGCGTGCCCGTGGGCACACCGCACCCTCCTCGTGCGGGCGCTGAAGGGGCTGGAGGACGCCGTCTCGGTGAGCGTCGTCGACCCCGTCCGGTACGACCAGGGCTGGGAGTTCGACGCGGAGAAACCCGGGTCGACGCCGGACCACCTGTTCGGTCACGACTACCTTCGGGACGTGTACACCGAGGCTGACTCCGAGTACTCGGGCCGCGTGACGGTGCCGGTGCTGTTCGACACCGAGACGGACACCATCGTGAACAACGAGAGCGAGGAGATCATGCGGATGTTCGACGGCGCGTTCGACGACCTCGCGGCCCGCGACGTGGACCTCTACCCGGAGGGCTACCGGGACGAAATCGACCACCGCATCGAGGACATCTACGACCCCATCAACAACGGTGTCTACCGCGCCGGGTTCGCGGACACCCAGCGCGCCTACGAGAACGCCGTCGACGACCTGTTCTCGGCGCTCGCGCGCTACGACGACCTGCTCGCCGACCAGCGGTACCTCGCTGGCGACCGCCTCACGCTCGCGGACGTCGCGATGTTCACCACGCTCTACCGCTTCGACGAGGTCTACCACACGCACTTTAAGTGCAACCGCCGCCAGATTGCGGAGTACGACAGCCTCTGGCCGTACCTCCGGGAGCTCTGCCAGCTCCCCGGCGTCGCGGACACCCTCGACATGGACCACGTGAAGAACCACTACTACCGGAGCCACGGCCAGCTCAACCCGAAGCGGCTCGTCGCCACGGGCCCGAACCCGGACTTCTCCGCGCCCCACGACCGCGACGAACTGCCCGGCGGCCCGCCCGAGGCGCTGCTGGACTGA
- a CDS encoding TspO/MBR family protein: protein MDLSRDDLPGLALAVLVCEAVGASPALVTATGSGTWYDSLAQPAFAPPNWVFGPVWTALFAALGVAAYLVLRDGEGRQRTVAFGLFVAQYVLNVAWTLVFFGDQNITGGLAVITGLWLLIVATLAAFVRVRRAAGYLLVPYLAWVSFAAVLNYGFWTLN from the coding sequence ATGGACCTCTCCCGCGACGACCTCCCGGGTCTCGCGCTCGCCGTCCTCGTCTGCGAGGCCGTCGGCGCGTCCCCCGCGCTCGTCACCGCCACCGGCTCCGGAACGTGGTACGACTCGCTCGCCCAGCCGGCGTTCGCGCCGCCGAACTGGGTGTTCGGCCCCGTGTGGACCGCGCTGTTCGCCGCGCTCGGCGTCGCCGCCTACCTCGTTCTCCGGGACGGCGAGGGCCGACAGCGAACCGTCGCGTTCGGGCTGTTCGTCGCACAGTACGTCCTGAACGTCGCGTGGACGCTCGTCTTCTTCGGCGACCAGAACATCACGGGCGGGCTCGCCGTCATCACCGGGCTCTGGCTGCTCATCGTCGCGACGCTCGCGGCGTTCGTCCGCGTGCGCCGCGCGGCGGGCTACCTGCTCGTCCCGTACCTCGCGTGGGTGAGCTTCGCCGCCGTCCTCAACTACGGCTTCTGGACGCTGAACTAG
- a CDS encoding replication factor C small subunit has protein sequence MADAAGGRQEIWVEKYRPERLEDVVGHPDITERLQSYVDRDDLPHLLFAGPAGTGKTASAVSIAKEIYGGDWQDNFLELNASDQRGIDVVRDRIKDFARSSFGGHDYRVIFLDEADALTDDAQSALRRTMEQFSNNTRFILSCNYSSKIIDPIQSRCAVFRFAQLGDDAVADHLRTIAEEEGLDYTSDGIDALVYAADGDMRRAINALQAASATGEIVDEETVYAITATARPEEIEDMVTEALGGDFTAARATLDDLLTNRGLAGGDIIDQIHRSVWSFDVEEAAAVRLLDRLGEADYRIAEGANERVQLEALLASVALNAEASA, from the coding sequence ATGGCAGACGCCGCCGGCGGACGGCAGGAAATCTGGGTCGAGAAGTATCGACCGGAGCGCCTCGAAGACGTCGTCGGGCACCCCGACATCACGGAGCGCCTGCAGAGCTACGTCGACCGCGACGACCTCCCGCACCTCCTGTTCGCGGGCCCGGCGGGCACCGGGAAGACGGCGTCGGCGGTCTCCATCGCGAAGGAGATCTACGGCGGCGACTGGCAGGACAACTTCCTCGAACTGAACGCCAGCGACCAGCGCGGCATCGACGTCGTCCGGGACCGCATCAAGGACTTCGCGCGGTCGTCGTTCGGCGGCCACGACTACCGCGTCATCTTCCTCGACGAGGCGGACGCGCTCACCGACGACGCCCAGTCCGCGCTCCGCCGGACGATGGAGCAGTTCTCGAACAACACGCGGTTCATCCTCTCCTGTAACTACTCCTCGAAGATCATCGACCCCATCCAGTCCCGGTGTGCGGTGTTCCGGTTCGCGCAACTCGGCGACGACGCGGTCGCCGACCACCTCCGCACCATCGCGGAAGAAGAGGGACTCGACTACACGTCGGACGGCATCGACGCGCTCGTGTACGCCGCCGACGGCGACATGCGGCGCGCCATCAACGCCCTGCAGGCGGCCTCCGCGACCGGCGAAATCGTCGACGAGGAAACCGTCTACGCCATCACGGCGACCGCCCGCCCCGAAGAGATAGAGGACATGGTCACGGAGGCGCTCGGCGGCGACTTCACGGCCGCGCGCGCCACCCTCGACGACCTGCTCACGAATCGCGGGCTCGCGGGCGGCGACATCATCGACCAGATTCACCGCTCCGTCTGGAGCTTCGACGTGGAGGAGGCCGCCGCCGTCCGGCTGCTCGACCGGCTCGGCGAGGCCGACTACCGTATCGCCGAGGGCGCGAACGAGCGCGTCCAGCTCGAAGCCCTGCTCGCTTCGGTCGCGCTGAACGCCGAGGCGTCGGCATAA